The Coffea arabica cultivar ET-39 chromosome 4e, Coffea Arabica ET-39 HiFi, whole genome shotgun sequence genome includes a window with the following:
- the LOC113742296 gene encoding protein REDUCED CHLOROPLAST COVERAGE 3-like isoform X1, whose translation MAPRSGRGKGNKAKTDKKKKEEKVVPGVLDITVITPYETQVILKGISTDKILDVKKLLAANVETCHLTNYSLSHEPKLQVKGQKLNDKLEVVTLKPCLLKMVEEDYAEVSQVLAHVRRLLDIVACTTRFAKTRGGRAATAGGGTESRAKKNKTQQNSPSGRPSSPADGEVRPPDSPSPSPAPAAAVGEGYDMVAIHPIPKLSDFYEFFNFSHLTPPILNLKRVDRKDGEMGREGDFFEMQIKICNGKLIQVVASRKGFYTMGKQFLQSHSLVDLLQQLSQAFVNAYDSLMKSFIEHNKFGNLPYGFRANTWLVPPSVADPTSEFAPLPAEDENWGGNGGGQGRHGEYVLRPWATEFAILASLPCKTEEERVVRDRKAFLLHNLFVEVSTFKAVSAIGELMDSTAKGRINSSTGSILLEDRVGDLSITVKRDATDASSKAEVKNIFSGIPNQSSQEVTQRNLLKGLTADESVVMHDTPSLGVVVVRHCGYTATVKVIGHVKRGRNLVNNIEIDDQPEGGANALNINSLRILLHKSFTSESSGEGQSRNSHYCNFEKSRCIVRKIVEDSLSKLADEAMHDRTIRWELGSCWLQHLQKQETPTENSSKNKEDDNKVEPVVKGLGKQFKMLKKRERKPNSSSSIEENEESGGVSGSNTKSSIDELNSNDSECGNELRNIISEEAYQRLKESGTGLHLKSVDELMKLAHKYYDEVALPKLVTDFASLELSPVDGRTLTEFMHLRGLRMCSLGRVVELAEKLPHIQSLCIHEMVTRAFKHVLKAVIASVDNWANLPVAIASSLNFLLGSCTAEDTGSNFSDDYTLHLEWLRTFLAKRFGWRLKDEILKLRKLSILRGLCHKVGLELVPRDYDMGNPNPFRPSDIISVVPVCKHVGCSSADGRNLLESSKIALDKGKLEDAVNYGTKALAKMIAVCGPYHRTTASAYSLLAVVLYHTGDFNQATVYQQKALDINERELGLDHPDTMKSYGDLSVFYYRLQHIELALKYVNRALFLLHFTCGLSHPNTAATYINVAMMEEGMGNVHVALRYLHEALKCNQRLLGADHIQTAASYHAIAIALSLMEAYSLSVQHEQTTLQILQAKLGLEDLRTQDAAAWLEYFESKALEQQEAARNGTPKPDASIASKGHLSVSDLLDYISPDPDSRVTDAQRKRRAKVLPVGDKLQQGLHDDRNDESTSGDVIDMIVTAAGSDNVETKAIKVPIQEPEVIDSSITTSPVIEEVVQDISSDEGWQEANPKGRSGNGSGRKFNRRRPNLTKLKLNSEWHNFGDNSQRKEAIAQGRKPSSKTMSGDISLQKQAKTASLGAIEDSSKPPAKSLDARVSPTSASKVSLNPASLTPTASKSLSYKDVAVAAPGTVPKPFLEKVEQKVEELNEAHTDNPISISQPETSENGKESIALDDALPNPEDTGSPVEGEVNGSGSKAENSTPEFEDVLNPNDQEKHAETNGSKLSAAAPPFNPGACPLVHSLSSPTATSVYDIVASQSMLTEPAGFPSVAARVPCGPRSPLYYRTSHSYRMKHGILNYQIPIMERNESVSPKTMNPHAPEFVPRKAWGQSAATEGSKGSTSSDSSGDSNASDPEVSSEEKLDKKVSNGLQEARSKKSSSEAEKAELARQILLSFIVKSVQHSSDSQSESLVSEKKREGSANSAEAIANDSAIIKVLNGNEGKKEMVSEGNKNEKPKIVDVNKNRHGDGEGFIVVTKRRRNRQHFTNGVNGLYNPRSICASVR comes from the exons ATGGCCCCAAGGTCAGGCAGGGGCAAAGGAAACAAAGCTAAGActgataagaagaagaaagaagagaaag TTGTACCTGGTGTTCTTGACATAACTGTCATCACCCCATATGAAACTCAAGTCATACTCAAG GGCATCTCGACGGACAAGATACTGGATGTGAAGAAGTTGCTTGCTGCCAATGTTGAAACATGCCACCTTACAAACTATTCTTTATCTCATGAG CCTAAACTGCAGGTTAAAGGacaaaaattaaatgacaagtTGGAGGTTGTCACCCTCAAGCCATGTCTGCTGAAGATGGTCGAAG AGGACTACGCAGAGGTGTCTCAAGTGTTAGCCCACGTGCGGAGACTACTTGACATAGTCGCGTGCACTACACGCTTCGCCAAGACCAGAGGTGGAAGAGCCGCCACCGCTGGCGGCGGAACAGAATCTCGTGCCAAGAAGAACAAAACCCAGCAAAATAGTCCATCTGGCCGACCGTCCTCACCGGCTGATGGAGAAGTCCGGCCACCGGATTCTCCATCGCCGTCGCCGGCGCCGGCGGCAGCCGTAGGTGAAGGCTATGATATGGTGGCTATACACCCGATTCCGAAGCTCTCCGATTTCTACGAGTTCTTCAATTTCTCCCACCTAACTCCTCCAATATTAA ATTTGAAAAGGGTGGATCGTAAAGATGGAGAGATGGGGCGCGAAGGAGATTTTTTCGAAATGCAG ATCAAAATATGCAATGGCAAATTAATACAAGTGGTTGCATCAAGAAAAGGTTTCTATACTATGGGAAAGCAATTTTTACAAAGCCACTCCTTGGTTGATCTTCTGCAGCAGCTTAGCCAAGCCTTTGTTAAT GCATATGATTCATTAATGAAATCCTTTATAGAACACAATAAG TTTGGCAATCTTCCATATGGTTTCcgggccaacacttggcttgtCCCTCCATCTGTAGCCGATCCTACATCGGAATTTGCACCCCTGCCAGCAGAGGATGAAAATTGGGGAGGCAATGGTGGGGGTCAGGGAAGGCATGGAGAGTATGTGTTGAGACCATGGGCTACAGAATTTGCAATATTGGCAAGCCTTCCTTGTAAAACTGAGGAGGAGAGGGTGGTCCGCGACCGGAAGGCCTTTTTGCTTCACAATCTTTTTGTTGAGGTTTCAACCTTCAAAGCAGTTTCAGCCATAGGCGAACTAATGGATTCCACTGCAAAAGGTAGAATCAATTCTTCTACAGGTTCAATATTGCTTGAGGATCGTGTTGGAGACTTGTCTATAACAGTAAAAAGAGATGCAACAGATGCGAGCTCAAAAGCAGAAGTTAAAAATATCTTCTCGGGAATTCCTAACCAATCCTCTCAGGAAGTGACTCAAAGAAACTTACTTAAAGGGTTGACTGCAGATGAGAGTGTAGTTATGCAT GATACTCCCTCATTGGGAGTTGTTGTTGTGAGACATTGCGGATATACTGCAACAGTTAAAGTTATTGGCCATGTCAAGAGGGGAAGGAATTTAGTGAATAACATAGAAATTGATGACCAACCGGAAGGAGGAGCCAATGCACTCAACATTAACAG CTTGCGCATTTTGCTTCACAAGTCATTTACTTCTGAATCATCTGGGGAAGGCCAATCACGTAACTCCCATTACTGTAACTTTGAGAAATCAAGGTGCATTGTTCGAAAAATAGTTGAAGATAGTTTGAGTAAATTAGCAGACGAAGCTATGCATGATAGGACTATCAGGTGGGAACTTGGTTCTTGCTGGTTACAGCATCTACAAAAACAGGAAACACCAacagaaaacagttcaaaaaatAAAGAGGATGATAACAAGGTTGAGCCAGTGGTTAAAGGCTTAGGGAAGCAATTTAAAATGCTGAAGAAGAGGGAAAGGAAACCAAATAGTTCAAGTAGcatagaagaaaatgaagaaagtgGCGGAGTCAGCGGTTCCAACACCAAAAGCAGCATTGATGAGTTAAATAGCAATGACTCTGAATGTGGAAATGAGTTGAGGAATATTATTTCTGAAGAAGCTTATCAACGTCTGAAAGAAAGTGGAACCGGTCTTCATCTCAAG TCTGTCGATGAGCTCATGAAGCTGGCCCATAAGTATTATGACGAAGTTGCTTTGCCTAAGCTG GTTACGGACTTTGCATCTCTTGAACTGTCCCCAGTTGATGGACGCACGCTCACTGAGTTCATGCATCTAAGAGGGTTGCGGATGTGTTCTTTGGGTCGGGTG GTTGAACTTGCGGAGAAGCTTCCTCATATACAGTCGCTTTGTATTCATGAGATGGTTACTCGAGCTTTTAAGCATGTACTTAAGGCAGTTATTGCTTCTGTTGACAATTGGGCCAACTTACCAGTAGCAATTGCGTCATCACTTAACTTCTTGCTTGGCTCCTGCACTGCTGAGGACACTGGTTCAAACTTTAGTGATGATTATACACTCCATTTAGAATGGTTGAGGACATTTTTGGCAAAAAGATTTGGTTGGAGGCTGAAAGATGAGATTCTGAAGTTGAGGAAGTTGTCAATTCTTCGGGGACTTTGTCATAAG GTCGGGTTGGAGTTGGTTCCAAGAGACTATGACATGGGAAACCCAAATCCATTTAGACCATCTGATATTATCAGTGTGGTGCCTGTCTGTAAA CATGTAGGATGCTCTTCTGCTGATGGAAGAAATTTACTAGAGTCATCCAAGATTGCACTGGATAAAGGGAAGCTTGAAGATGCTGTTAATTATGGAACAAAA GCTCTTGCGAAGATGATAGCTGTATGCGGTCCCTATCATCGAACAACTGCAAGTGCCTACAGTCTCCTGGCTGTTGTTCTTTATCACACTGGAGATTTTAATCAG GCAACTGTTTATCAACAAAAGGCATTGGATATCAATGAGAGGGAGCTAGGACTTGACCATCCCGATACAATGAAAAGTTATGGGGATCTTTCTGTGTTTTATTATCGTCTTCAGCACATTGAGTTGGCACTCAA ATATGTCAACCGTGCtttgtttcttcttcattttaccTGTGGACTATCTCATCCGAATACAGCTGCTACGTATATAAatgtggccatgatggaagaggGAATGGGTAATGTTCATGTGGCTCTCAGATATCTGCATGAAGCCCTTAAATGCAACCAAAGATTACTGGGAGCAGATCATATACAG ACTGCTGCTAGCTATCATGCCATAGCCATAGCTCTTTCATTAATGGAAGCATATTCACTTAGTGTGCAACATGAACAAACTACACTACAAATTCTTCAAGCTAAACTGGGATTGGAGGATCTCCGAACTCAG GATGCTGCTGCATGGCTGGAATATTTTGAATCAAAAGCCCTGGAACAGCAAgaagcagcaaggaatggaacCCCAAAACCTGATGCATCTATAGCTAGCAAAGGACATCTTAG CGTATCTGATCTCCTTGATTACATAAGTCCTGATCCAGATTCAAGAGTCACAGATGCACAGAGGAAGCGACGTGCAAAG GTGTTGCCTGTGGGTGATAAACTCCAGCAGGGGCTGCATGATGATAGAAATGATGAGTCCACAAGTGGTGATGTTATTGATATGATTGTGACTGCAGCAGGAAGTGACAATGTGGAAACAAAGGCAATCAAGGTTCCCATCCAGGAGCCCGAGGTCATTGATAGCAGCATTACCACTTCTCCAGTTATAGAAGAAGTTGTCCAAGATATCAGTTCAGATGAGGGGTGGCAAGAAGCTAACCCAAAAGGACGGTCTGGTAATGGGTCTGGAAGGAAGTTCAACCGCAGGCGGCCAAATCTTACGAAGTTAAAGCTAAACTCTGAATGGCATAATTTTGGAGACAACAGTCAGCGAAAGGAAGCTATTGCACAGGGACGTAAACCATCATCCAAGACTATGTCAGGTGATATTTCTCTGCAGAAGCAAGCTAAGACTGCTAGTCTTGGTGCTATTGAAGATTCAAGTAAACCACCAGCCAAGTCTTTGGATGCTAGAGTTTCTCCAACATCAGCTTCTAAAGTGTCCTTAAATCCTGCCAGTCTCACACCCACGGCTTCCAAGTCTTTGTCATATAAAGATGTAGCCGTGGCAGCACCAGGTACGGTTCCAAAGCCCTTTCTGGAGAAAGTAGAACAAAAGGTAGAAGAATTAAACGAGGCACACACTGATAACCCAATCTCCATTAGTCAACCCGAGACATCAGAGAATGGGAAAGAAAGCATAGCTCTAGACGATGCATTACCTAATCCTGAAGATACAGGATCACCAGTTGAAGGTGAGGTTAATGGAAGTGGTAGCAAGGCAGAGAATTCAACCCCGGAGTTTGAGGATGTCTTGAATCCAAATGATCAAGAAAAACATGCAGAAACAAATGGGAGCAAGCTTTCAGCTGCAGCTCCACCATTTAATCCAGGTGCCTGCCCCTTGGTCCACTCATTGAGCTCCCCTACGGCAACTAGTGTCTATGATATAGTAGCAAGTCAAAGCATGCTCACAGAACCAGCGGGTTTCCCCTCAGTTGCGGCTAGAGTTCCTTGTGGTCCTAGATCACCTTTATACTACAGAACAAGCCATTCGTACCGAATGAAACATGGGATCTTAAATTACCAAATCCCTATAATGGAAAGAAATGAATCTGTTTCGCCAAAAACTATGAACCCTCACGCACCGGAATTTGTTCCCAGAAAAGCTTGGGGCCAGTCTGCGGCAACTGAAGGTTCAAAGGGATCTACTTCTTCTGATTCCTCGGGAGACTCCAATGCATCAGATCCTGAAGTTTCCTCAGAAGAGAAGCTTGATAAAAAGGTAAGCAACGGGCTCCAAGAAGCGAGGTCAAAGAAGAGTAGTTCAGAAGCTGAAAAGGCTGAGTTAGCGAGACAAATACTACTAAGCTTTATTGTCAAGTCGGTGCAGCATTCTTCAGATTCTCAAAGTGAGTCCCTTGTCAGTGAGAAGAAGCGGGAGGGTTCTGCAAATTCTGCTGAAGCAATTGCAAATGACAGTGCAATAATAAAAGTCCTAAACGGaaatgaaggaaagaaagaaatggtgtCCGAAGGCAACAAGAATGAAAAGCCAAAAATAGTCGATGTGAATAAGAATAGGCATGGGGATGGCGAAGGATTTATTGTTGTTACAAAACGGAGAAGAAATAGGCAGCACTTCACGAATGGGGTGAATGGGTTGTATAATCCACGATCTATATGTGCTTCAGTGCGTTGA
- the LOC113742296 gene encoding protein REDUCED CHLOROPLAST COVERAGE 3-like isoform X2, producing the protein MAPRSGRGKGNKAKTDKKKKEEKVVPGVLDITVITPYETQVILKGISTDKILDVKKLLAANVETCHLTNYSLSHEVKGQKLNDKLEVVTLKPCLLKMVEEDYAEVSQVLAHVRRLLDIVACTTRFAKTRGGRAATAGGGTESRAKKNKTQQNSPSGRPSSPADGEVRPPDSPSPSPAPAAAVGEGYDMVAIHPIPKLSDFYEFFNFSHLTPPILNLKRVDRKDGEMGREGDFFEMQIKICNGKLIQVVASRKGFYTMGKQFLQSHSLVDLLQQLSQAFVNAYDSLMKSFIEHNKFGNLPYGFRANTWLVPPSVADPTSEFAPLPAEDENWGGNGGGQGRHGEYVLRPWATEFAILASLPCKTEEERVVRDRKAFLLHNLFVEVSTFKAVSAIGELMDSTAKGRINSSTGSILLEDRVGDLSITVKRDATDASSKAEVKNIFSGIPNQSSQEVTQRNLLKGLTADESVVMHDTPSLGVVVVRHCGYTATVKVIGHVKRGRNLVNNIEIDDQPEGGANALNINSLRILLHKSFTSESSGEGQSRNSHYCNFEKSRCIVRKIVEDSLSKLADEAMHDRTIRWELGSCWLQHLQKQETPTENSSKNKEDDNKVEPVVKGLGKQFKMLKKRERKPNSSSSIEENEESGGVSGSNTKSSIDELNSNDSECGNELRNIISEEAYQRLKESGTGLHLKSVDELMKLAHKYYDEVALPKLVTDFASLELSPVDGRTLTEFMHLRGLRMCSLGRVVELAEKLPHIQSLCIHEMVTRAFKHVLKAVIASVDNWANLPVAIASSLNFLLGSCTAEDTGSNFSDDYTLHLEWLRTFLAKRFGWRLKDEILKLRKLSILRGLCHKVGLELVPRDYDMGNPNPFRPSDIISVVPVCKHVGCSSADGRNLLESSKIALDKGKLEDAVNYGTKALAKMIAVCGPYHRTTASAYSLLAVVLYHTGDFNQATVYQQKALDINERELGLDHPDTMKSYGDLSVFYYRLQHIELALKYVNRALFLLHFTCGLSHPNTAATYINVAMMEEGMGNVHVALRYLHEALKCNQRLLGADHIQTAASYHAIAIALSLMEAYSLSVQHEQTTLQILQAKLGLEDLRTQDAAAWLEYFESKALEQQEAARNGTPKPDASIASKGHLSVSDLLDYISPDPDSRVTDAQRKRRAKVLPVGDKLQQGLHDDRNDESTSGDVIDMIVTAAGSDNVETKAIKVPIQEPEVIDSSITTSPVIEEVVQDISSDEGWQEANPKGRSGNGSGRKFNRRRPNLTKLKLNSEWHNFGDNSQRKEAIAQGRKPSSKTMSGDISLQKQAKTASLGAIEDSSKPPAKSLDARVSPTSASKVSLNPASLTPTASKSLSYKDVAVAAPGTVPKPFLEKVEQKVEELNEAHTDNPISISQPETSENGKESIALDDALPNPEDTGSPVEGEVNGSGSKAENSTPEFEDVLNPNDQEKHAETNGSKLSAAAPPFNPGACPLVHSLSSPTATSVYDIVASQSMLTEPAGFPSVAARVPCGPRSPLYYRTSHSYRMKHGILNYQIPIMERNESVSPKTMNPHAPEFVPRKAWGQSAATEGSKGSTSSDSSGDSNASDPEVSSEEKLDKKVSNGLQEARSKKSSSEAEKAELARQILLSFIVKSVQHSSDSQSESLVSEKKREGSANSAEAIANDSAIIKVLNGNEGKKEMVSEGNKNEKPKIVDVNKNRHGDGEGFIVVTKRRRNRQHFTNGVNGLYNPRSICASVR; encoded by the exons ATGGCCCCAAGGTCAGGCAGGGGCAAAGGAAACAAAGCTAAGActgataagaagaagaaagaagagaaag TTGTACCTGGTGTTCTTGACATAACTGTCATCACCCCATATGAAACTCAAGTCATACTCAAG GGCATCTCGACGGACAAGATACTGGATGTGAAGAAGTTGCTTGCTGCCAATGTTGAAACATGCCACCTTACAAACTATTCTTTATCTCATGAG GTTAAAGGacaaaaattaaatgacaagtTGGAGGTTGTCACCCTCAAGCCATGTCTGCTGAAGATGGTCGAAG AGGACTACGCAGAGGTGTCTCAAGTGTTAGCCCACGTGCGGAGACTACTTGACATAGTCGCGTGCACTACACGCTTCGCCAAGACCAGAGGTGGAAGAGCCGCCACCGCTGGCGGCGGAACAGAATCTCGTGCCAAGAAGAACAAAACCCAGCAAAATAGTCCATCTGGCCGACCGTCCTCACCGGCTGATGGAGAAGTCCGGCCACCGGATTCTCCATCGCCGTCGCCGGCGCCGGCGGCAGCCGTAGGTGAAGGCTATGATATGGTGGCTATACACCCGATTCCGAAGCTCTCCGATTTCTACGAGTTCTTCAATTTCTCCCACCTAACTCCTCCAATATTAA ATTTGAAAAGGGTGGATCGTAAAGATGGAGAGATGGGGCGCGAAGGAGATTTTTTCGAAATGCAG ATCAAAATATGCAATGGCAAATTAATACAAGTGGTTGCATCAAGAAAAGGTTTCTATACTATGGGAAAGCAATTTTTACAAAGCCACTCCTTGGTTGATCTTCTGCAGCAGCTTAGCCAAGCCTTTGTTAAT GCATATGATTCATTAATGAAATCCTTTATAGAACACAATAAG TTTGGCAATCTTCCATATGGTTTCcgggccaacacttggcttgtCCCTCCATCTGTAGCCGATCCTACATCGGAATTTGCACCCCTGCCAGCAGAGGATGAAAATTGGGGAGGCAATGGTGGGGGTCAGGGAAGGCATGGAGAGTATGTGTTGAGACCATGGGCTACAGAATTTGCAATATTGGCAAGCCTTCCTTGTAAAACTGAGGAGGAGAGGGTGGTCCGCGACCGGAAGGCCTTTTTGCTTCACAATCTTTTTGTTGAGGTTTCAACCTTCAAAGCAGTTTCAGCCATAGGCGAACTAATGGATTCCACTGCAAAAGGTAGAATCAATTCTTCTACAGGTTCAATATTGCTTGAGGATCGTGTTGGAGACTTGTCTATAACAGTAAAAAGAGATGCAACAGATGCGAGCTCAAAAGCAGAAGTTAAAAATATCTTCTCGGGAATTCCTAACCAATCCTCTCAGGAAGTGACTCAAAGAAACTTACTTAAAGGGTTGACTGCAGATGAGAGTGTAGTTATGCAT GATACTCCCTCATTGGGAGTTGTTGTTGTGAGACATTGCGGATATACTGCAACAGTTAAAGTTATTGGCCATGTCAAGAGGGGAAGGAATTTAGTGAATAACATAGAAATTGATGACCAACCGGAAGGAGGAGCCAATGCACTCAACATTAACAG CTTGCGCATTTTGCTTCACAAGTCATTTACTTCTGAATCATCTGGGGAAGGCCAATCACGTAACTCCCATTACTGTAACTTTGAGAAATCAAGGTGCATTGTTCGAAAAATAGTTGAAGATAGTTTGAGTAAATTAGCAGACGAAGCTATGCATGATAGGACTATCAGGTGGGAACTTGGTTCTTGCTGGTTACAGCATCTACAAAAACAGGAAACACCAacagaaaacagttcaaaaaatAAAGAGGATGATAACAAGGTTGAGCCAGTGGTTAAAGGCTTAGGGAAGCAATTTAAAATGCTGAAGAAGAGGGAAAGGAAACCAAATAGTTCAAGTAGcatagaagaaaatgaagaaagtgGCGGAGTCAGCGGTTCCAACACCAAAAGCAGCATTGATGAGTTAAATAGCAATGACTCTGAATGTGGAAATGAGTTGAGGAATATTATTTCTGAAGAAGCTTATCAACGTCTGAAAGAAAGTGGAACCGGTCTTCATCTCAAG TCTGTCGATGAGCTCATGAAGCTGGCCCATAAGTATTATGACGAAGTTGCTTTGCCTAAGCTG GTTACGGACTTTGCATCTCTTGAACTGTCCCCAGTTGATGGACGCACGCTCACTGAGTTCATGCATCTAAGAGGGTTGCGGATGTGTTCTTTGGGTCGGGTG GTTGAACTTGCGGAGAAGCTTCCTCATATACAGTCGCTTTGTATTCATGAGATGGTTACTCGAGCTTTTAAGCATGTACTTAAGGCAGTTATTGCTTCTGTTGACAATTGGGCCAACTTACCAGTAGCAATTGCGTCATCACTTAACTTCTTGCTTGGCTCCTGCACTGCTGAGGACACTGGTTCAAACTTTAGTGATGATTATACACTCCATTTAGAATGGTTGAGGACATTTTTGGCAAAAAGATTTGGTTGGAGGCTGAAAGATGAGATTCTGAAGTTGAGGAAGTTGTCAATTCTTCGGGGACTTTGTCATAAG GTCGGGTTGGAGTTGGTTCCAAGAGACTATGACATGGGAAACCCAAATCCATTTAGACCATCTGATATTATCAGTGTGGTGCCTGTCTGTAAA CATGTAGGATGCTCTTCTGCTGATGGAAGAAATTTACTAGAGTCATCCAAGATTGCACTGGATAAAGGGAAGCTTGAAGATGCTGTTAATTATGGAACAAAA GCTCTTGCGAAGATGATAGCTGTATGCGGTCCCTATCATCGAACAACTGCAAGTGCCTACAGTCTCCTGGCTGTTGTTCTTTATCACACTGGAGATTTTAATCAG GCAACTGTTTATCAACAAAAGGCATTGGATATCAATGAGAGGGAGCTAGGACTTGACCATCCCGATACAATGAAAAGTTATGGGGATCTTTCTGTGTTTTATTATCGTCTTCAGCACATTGAGTTGGCACTCAA ATATGTCAACCGTGCtttgtttcttcttcattttaccTGTGGACTATCTCATCCGAATACAGCTGCTACGTATATAAatgtggccatgatggaagaggGAATGGGTAATGTTCATGTGGCTCTCAGATATCTGCATGAAGCCCTTAAATGCAACCAAAGATTACTGGGAGCAGATCATATACAG ACTGCTGCTAGCTATCATGCCATAGCCATAGCTCTTTCATTAATGGAAGCATATTCACTTAGTGTGCAACATGAACAAACTACACTACAAATTCTTCAAGCTAAACTGGGATTGGAGGATCTCCGAACTCAG GATGCTGCTGCATGGCTGGAATATTTTGAATCAAAAGCCCTGGAACAGCAAgaagcagcaaggaatggaacCCCAAAACCTGATGCATCTATAGCTAGCAAAGGACATCTTAG CGTATCTGATCTCCTTGATTACATAAGTCCTGATCCAGATTCAAGAGTCACAGATGCACAGAGGAAGCGACGTGCAAAG GTGTTGCCTGTGGGTGATAAACTCCAGCAGGGGCTGCATGATGATAGAAATGATGAGTCCACAAGTGGTGATGTTATTGATATGATTGTGACTGCAGCAGGAAGTGACAATGTGGAAACAAAGGCAATCAAGGTTCCCATCCAGGAGCCCGAGGTCATTGATAGCAGCATTACCACTTCTCCAGTTATAGAAGAAGTTGTCCAAGATATCAGTTCAGATGAGGGGTGGCAAGAAGCTAACCCAAAAGGACGGTCTGGTAATGGGTCTGGAAGGAAGTTCAACCGCAGGCGGCCAAATCTTACGAAGTTAAAGCTAAACTCTGAATGGCATAATTTTGGAGACAACAGTCAGCGAAAGGAAGCTATTGCACAGGGACGTAAACCATCATCCAAGACTATGTCAGGTGATATTTCTCTGCAGAAGCAAGCTAAGACTGCTAGTCTTGGTGCTATTGAAGATTCAAGTAAACCACCAGCCAAGTCTTTGGATGCTAGAGTTTCTCCAACATCAGCTTCTAAAGTGTCCTTAAATCCTGCCAGTCTCACACCCACGGCTTCCAAGTCTTTGTCATATAAAGATGTAGCCGTGGCAGCACCAGGTACGGTTCCAAAGCCCTTTCTGGAGAAAGTAGAACAAAAGGTAGAAGAATTAAACGAGGCACACACTGATAACCCAATCTCCATTAGTCAACCCGAGACATCAGAGAATGGGAAAGAAAGCATAGCTCTAGACGATGCATTACCTAATCCTGAAGATACAGGATCACCAGTTGAAGGTGAGGTTAATGGAAGTGGTAGCAAGGCAGAGAATTCAACCCCGGAGTTTGAGGATGTCTTGAATCCAAATGATCAAGAAAAACATGCAGAAACAAATGGGAGCAAGCTTTCAGCTGCAGCTCCACCATTTAATCCAGGTGCCTGCCCCTTGGTCCACTCATTGAGCTCCCCTACGGCAACTAGTGTCTATGATATAGTAGCAAGTCAAAGCATGCTCACAGAACCAGCGGGTTTCCCCTCAGTTGCGGCTAGAGTTCCTTGTGGTCCTAGATCACCTTTATACTACAGAACAAGCCATTCGTACCGAATGAAACATGGGATCTTAAATTACCAAATCCCTATAATGGAAAGAAATGAATCTGTTTCGCCAAAAACTATGAACCCTCACGCACCGGAATTTGTTCCCAGAAAAGCTTGGGGCCAGTCTGCGGCAACTGAAGGTTCAAAGGGATCTACTTCTTCTGATTCCTCGGGAGACTCCAATGCATCAGATCCTGAAGTTTCCTCAGAAGAGAAGCTTGATAAAAAGGTAAGCAACGGGCTCCAAGAAGCGAGGTCAAAGAAGAGTAGTTCAGAAGCTGAAAAGGCTGAGTTAGCGAGACAAATACTACTAAGCTTTATTGTCAAGTCGGTGCAGCATTCTTCAGATTCTCAAAGTGAGTCCCTTGTCAGTGAGAAGAAGCGGGAGGGTTCTGCAAATTCTGCTGAAGCAATTGCAAATGACAGTGCAATAATAAAAGTCCTAAACGGaaatgaaggaaagaaagaaatggtgtCCGAAGGCAACAAGAATGAAAAGCCAAAAATAGTCGATGTGAATAAGAATAGGCATGGGGATGGCGAAGGATTTATTGTTGTTACAAAACGGAGAAGAAATAGGCAGCACTTCACGAATGGGGTGAATGGGTTGTATAATCCACGATCTATATGTGCTTCAGTGCGTTGA